From a region of the Georgenia yuyongxinii genome:
- a CDS encoding MarR family winged helix-turn-helix transcriptional regulator, whose amino-acid sequence MSTPLDAPHPTDSGAPTRGSDLEALSTILREVAWVIHRSAPERAGVGPIPTTEIALLKQVLDAPGSTVGELSQALGLRQPNTSAAITGLVRRGLVSRAKDPDDRRITRIMPTPAGAEEHGAISDAWRSPLVEALGELDPDQRRRLTDATAALAELYRLLRPGH is encoded by the coding sequence ATGTCCACGCCCCTCGACGCCCCGCACCCCACCGACTCCGGCGCGCCCACGCGAGGCTCCGACCTCGAGGCGCTCTCGACGATCCTGCGTGAGGTCGCGTGGGTGATCCACCGCTCGGCCCCGGAACGGGCCGGCGTCGGGCCGATCCCCACCACGGAGATCGCACTGCTCAAGCAGGTTCTCGATGCGCCCGGCTCCACCGTGGGCGAGCTCTCCCAGGCGCTCGGCCTTCGGCAGCCCAACACCAGCGCCGCGATCACCGGCCTGGTCCGGCGCGGCCTCGTGTCCCGGGCCAAGGACCCGGACGACCGGCGCATCACCCGCATCATGCCCACCCCCGCCGGCGCCGAGGAGCACGGGGCGATCTCCGACGCCTGGCGGAGCCCGCTCGTGGAGGCACTCGGCGAGCTCGACCCGGACCAGCGGCGGCGCCTGACCGACGCGACCGCGGCCCTCGCCGAGCTGTACCGCCTGCTTCGTCCGGGGCACTGA
- a CDS encoding FAD-dependent monooxygenase — MGRDVRRRRKPPAPLRGTPIEGSDLPPLNGLTRPKLHEILTERTQEVGAEIRYKSTFSELQPDADGVTVVYPDGTTERFDYVVGADGVYSQVRSYVLDQTLAPRYIGQSAYRLNMPRLPEIDRIILQKGPKGMAGFVPIGPELAYFFYNTDMPKQERSQVECREQLREHLAPFGGLTGRVRDEFLTEDTEIVLRPEESLISPAPWHRGRIVLMGDAVHAITPHLGQGAAQAIEDGVVLGEVLAKYDDAEQAFAEFTERRYERCKLIVETSLAIGEWEMGRLPDFDNIAATNHVLEVMAQPL, encoded by the coding sequence GTGGGGCGCGATGTACGACGTCGACGGAAACCACCTGCACCCCTGCGGGGCACGCCGATCGAGGGATCCGACCTGCCCCCGCTGAACGGGCTCACCCGGCCCAAGCTCCACGAGATCCTCACCGAACGCACCCAGGAGGTCGGTGCGGAGATCCGGTACAAGTCCACGTTCTCCGAGCTTCAGCCGGACGCCGACGGCGTGACGGTGGTCTACCCGGACGGGACGACGGAGCGGTTCGACTACGTCGTCGGCGCCGACGGCGTCTACTCGCAGGTCCGAAGCTACGTGCTCGACCAGACGCTCGCCCCCCGGTACATCGGCCAGTCCGCTTACCGCCTCAACATGCCGCGCCTGCCGGAGATCGACCGGATCATCCTGCAGAAGGGACCGAAGGGCATGGCGGGCTTCGTCCCGATCGGCCCGGAGCTGGCCTACTTCTTCTACAACACGGACATGCCCAAGCAGGAGCGCTCGCAGGTCGAGTGCAGGGAGCAGCTGCGCGAGCACCTCGCACCCTTCGGCGGCCTGACCGGCCGGGTGCGCGACGAATTCCTCACCGAGGACACCGAGATCGTCCTCCGGCCCGAGGAGTCACTCATCTCGCCCGCCCCGTGGCACCGCGGGCGCATCGTCCTGATGGGCGACGCCGTGCACGCCATCACGCCCCACCTGGGGCAGGGCGCCGCGCAGGCCATCGAGGATGGCGTGGTGCTCGGCGAGGTCCTGGCCAAGTACGACGACGCCGAGCAGGCGTTCGCCGAGTTCACCGAGCGGCGCTACGAGCGCTGCAAGCTCATCGTGGAGACCTCGCTCGCGATCGGTGAGTGGGAGATGGGCCGGCTGCCGGACTTCGACAACATCGCTGCCACCAACCACGTGCTCGAGGTGATGGCGCAGCCGCTGTAG
- a CDS encoding FAD-dependent oxidoreductase yields MTGRNVLVVGGGIGGLSAAIALRQAGLAVTVLERQHDLHSSIFGVGIIQPINALRALDALGCAQACMDAGYPASEWGAMYDVDGNHLHPCGARRSRDPTCPR; encoded by the coding sequence ATGACCGGAAGAAATGTGTTGGTTGTCGGTGGCGGTATCGGCGGGCTCTCCGCCGCGATCGCCCTTCGTCAGGCGGGCCTCGCCGTCACGGTGCTCGAGCGCCAGCACGACCTGCACTCGTCGATCTTCGGCGTGGGCATCATCCAGCCCATCAACGCGCTCCGTGCGCTGGACGCGCTCGGCTGCGCCCAGGCCTGCATGGACGCCGGCTACCCGGCGTCCGAGTGGGGCGCGATGTACGACGTCGACGGAAACCACCTGCACCCCTGCGGGGCACGCCGATCGAGGGATCCGACCTGCCCCCGCTGA
- the hpaD gene encoding 3,4-dihydroxyphenylacetate 2,3-dioxygenase: MLPITNPESAFMLTRASHVSLGVTDLEKSRDFYRDVIGLVVTEETDDAVYLRGLEEAAHHSLVLERAAAAQAHRIGLRVRADADITAAEKFFVSAGIEHQRVERAHQGPTLQFRDPVGTLMELTSSMDVVERKMQNFDEYRAGFPQRLDHYQVVTYDVQAATDFWTGLGMRISEYTAKDGTDELWGTWMEVKGNTHDLVFTKGRGPRLHHFAYAVPDGTSLLHAADVAGAMGFGDEIDRGPGRHGISNALFLYLRDPDQHRIELFNAHYQFIDLETPPIRWDISNARRAQLWGMPASNRWFFEASEFPGEPVREPLLQAAPPTLEAYLALH, encoded by the coding sequence ATGTTGCCGATCACAAACCCCGAGTCGGCGTTCATGCTCACCCGGGCCAGCCACGTCTCGCTCGGCGTCACCGATCTGGAGAAGAGCCGCGATTTCTACCGGGACGTCATCGGTCTCGTCGTCACGGAGGAGACGGACGACGCCGTCTACCTGCGCGGGCTGGAGGAGGCAGCGCACCACAGCCTCGTGCTCGAGCGCGCCGCCGCGGCGCAGGCGCACCGGATCGGCCTGCGGGTACGCGCCGACGCGGACATCACCGCAGCCGAGAAGTTCTTCGTCTCCGCGGGCATCGAGCACCAGCGGGTGGAGCGGGCGCACCAGGGCCCGACCCTGCAGTTCCGCGACCCCGTCGGCACCTTGATGGAGCTCACCTCCTCGATGGACGTGGTCGAGCGCAAGATGCAGAACTTCGACGAGTACCGCGCCGGGTTCCCCCAGCGCCTCGACCACTACCAGGTCGTCACCTACGACGTGCAGGCCGCGACGGACTTCTGGACCGGGCTCGGGATGCGGATCTCCGAGTACACGGCCAAGGACGGCACGGACGAGCTGTGGGGCACCTGGATGGAGGTCAAGGGCAACACGCACGACCTGGTCTTCACCAAGGGGCGCGGTCCGCGGCTGCACCACTTCGCCTACGCGGTGCCCGACGGCACCTCCCTGCTGCACGCCGCCGACGTGGCGGGTGCCATGGGCTTCGGGGACGAGATCGACCGCGGCCCGGGTCGCCACGGGATCAGCAACGCGCTCTTCCTCTACCTGCGCGACCCCGACCAGCACCGCATCGAGCTGTTCAACGCCCACTACCAGTTCATCGACCTGGAGACCCCGCCCATCCGCTGGGACATCAGCAACGCCAGGCGGGCCCAGCTGTGGGGCATGCCCGCGTCGAACCGGTGGTTCTTCGAGGCGAGCGAGTTCCCCGGCGAGCCGGTGCGGGAGCCGCTGCTGCAGGCGGCGCCGCCCACGCTCGAGGCGTACCTCGCCCTGCACTGA
- a CDS encoding aldolase/citrate lyase family protein, with translation MPVQLTPTLREALAGTSRPLAGIWVCSGSPLVAEIVAGSGIDWLLIDQEHGPSQLESTLRQLQAVAAYPRHPRRACAVGRRGDDQAGARPWRAEPSRADGVLGGAGPRRRARRALPAVRYPPRGVRGVGSALARSARWNRVEDYLMNTDRYVSLFVQIETVDGVEAAAEIAATDGVDGVFVGPSDLAASMGLIGQQTHSDVTAAVRRAFEAVRSAGKPVGVNAFDPAVAQSYLDAGATFVLVGADVALLARSTEALAARYVPAANRDARPSY, from the coding sequence ATGCCGGTTCAGCTGACACCGACGCTCCGCGAGGCGCTCGCCGGGACGTCCCGGCCGCTGGCGGGGATCTGGGTCTGCTCGGGCAGCCCGCTCGTCGCCGAGATCGTGGCCGGGTCGGGGATCGACTGGTTGCTGATCGACCAGGAGCACGGGCCGAGCCAGCTGGAGTCCACCCTCAGGCAGCTGCAGGCCGTCGCCGCCTACCCCCGTCACCCCCGTCGTGCGTGTGCCGTCGGACGACGCGGTGACGATCAAGCAGGTGCTCGACCTTGGCGCGCAGAACCTTCTCGTGCCGATGGTGTCCTCGGCGGCGCAGGCCCGCGACGTCGTGCGCGCCGTGCGCTACCCGCCGTGCGCTACCCGCCGCGCGGCGTGCGGGGCGTGGGGTCGGCGCTCGCCCGGTCGGCACGCTGGAACCGCGTCGAGGACTACCTCATGAACACGGACCGGTACGTGTCCTTGTTCGTCCAGATCGAGACGGTGGACGGTGTCGAGGCGGCAGCGGAGATCGCCGCCACCGACGGGGTCGACGGCGTGTTCGTCGGTCCGTCCGACCTCGCCGCGTCCATGGGCCTGATCGGTCAGCAGACCCACTCGGACGTGACGGCCGCGGTGCGCCGCGCCTTCGAGGCGGTGCGTTCCGCCGGAAAACCCGTCGGCGTCAACGCGTTCGACCCGGCCGTCGCGCAGTCCTATCTCGACGCCGGCGCGACGTTCGTGCTCGTCGGCGCCGACGTCGCCCTGCTGGCCCGCAGCACCGAGGCGCTCGCCGCCCGATACGTACCGGCTGCCAACCGGGACGCACGCCCGTCCTACTGA
- a CDS encoding TIGR01777 family oxidoreductase, whose protein sequence is MATMAVFERTTVLPHPRDEVFAWFERPGALVRLSPPFGGSVLAEPSDGIRDGSVARLGIGAPGVLGAGLGALARAVPWPDAIPARLRRPELDWTARHDRYDPPRMFRDTMVRGPMGHWVHTHRFDDSADGGTAMTDHVAFGAPGEKVLPGRAADIAARAVRPSLERIFAYRAAQVRADLDFHAAHAAAGTRTVAVAGASGLIGRQLCALLSGGGHRVIRLVRRRAAAPDEIAWDPTGGVLDVEALRDVDAVVSLGGRFIGGRFTAEAKAEIRRSRVDTTGVLARALADLAADGRPRAFLCASGIGYYGPQPHGAQTDPAPLTEDAPSGPGFLAAVCRAWEAATDPAAHAGVRVVNVRTGLVQTPEEGPLARLLPLFAAGLGGPLDPGQWQSWISVDDIAAVYAHAALDDRLRGPLNAVGPEPVRGREYARTVGRVLHRPAALPVPRFGPRLVVGKEGAAELAYASQRVSADKLVAAGFRFRHRTLEAALRHVLP, encoded by the coding sequence ATGGCCACCATGGCCGTCTTCGAGCGCACGACCGTCCTGCCCCACCCGCGAGATGAGGTCTTCGCGTGGTTCGAGCGTCCCGGCGCGCTCGTGCGGCTGAGCCCGCCGTTCGGGGGCAGCGTGCTGGCCGAGCCCAGCGACGGCATCCGTGACGGCTCGGTCGCGCGGCTCGGCATCGGCGCCCCGGGGGTGCTCGGCGCCGGCCTCGGGGCCCTTGCCCGCGCCGTCCCGTGGCCCGACGCCATCCCGGCCCGGCTGCGCCGTCCGGAGCTGGACTGGACCGCCCGGCACGACCGGTACGACCCGCCGCGGATGTTCCGCGACACCATGGTCCGAGGCCCCATGGGCCACTGGGTGCACACGCACCGCTTCGACGACTCCGCCGACGGCGGCACCGCGATGACCGACCACGTCGCCTTCGGCGCGCCCGGGGAGAAGGTGCTGCCCGGCCGGGCTGCCGACATCGCGGCCCGAGCGGTGCGGCCCTCGCTGGAGCGGATCTTCGCCTACCGCGCGGCCCAGGTCCGCGCCGACCTGGACTTCCACGCCGCGCACGCCGCCGCCGGCACCCGCACGGTCGCCGTCGCCGGCGCCTCCGGGCTCATCGGGCGCCAGCTGTGCGCGCTGCTGAGCGGCGGCGGGCACCGGGTGATTCGCCTGGTCCGGCGTCGCGCGGCCGCGCCGGACGAGATCGCCTGGGATCCCACCGGCGGCGTGCTCGACGTCGAGGCGCTGCGAGACGTCGACGCCGTCGTAAGTCTCGGCGGACGGTTCATCGGTGGCCGGTTCACCGCCGAGGCGAAGGCGGAGATCCGCCGCAGCCGCGTCGACACCACCGGAGTGCTGGCCCGGGCGCTCGCCGACCTCGCGGCCGACGGCCGTCCCCGGGCATTCCTGTGCGCCTCGGGTATCGGCTACTACGGTCCGCAGCCGCACGGGGCGCAGACGGACCCGGCACCGCTGACGGAGGACGCACCGTCGGGGCCCGGCTTCCTCGCCGCAGTCTGCCGGGCCTGGGAGGCCGCTACAGACCCGGCCGCCCACGCCGGCGTCCGGGTGGTCAACGTGCGCACCGGCCTGGTGCAGACGCCGGAGGAGGGACCGCTGGCCCGGCTGCTGCCACTGTTCGCCGCCGGGCTGGGCGGGCCGCTCGATCCCGGGCAGTGGCAGAGCTGGATCTCCGTCGACGACATCGCCGCCGTCTACGCCCACGCCGCGCTGGACGACCGGTTGCGCGGCCCCCTCAACGCCGTCGGCCCGGAGCCGGTGCGTGGGCGGGAGTACGCCCGCACGGTGGGCCGGGTGCTGCACCGTCCGGCAGCGCTGCCCGTACCGCGCTTCGGGCCCCGCCTCGTGGTGGGCAAGGAGGGCGCCGCGGAGCTGGCCTATGCCAGCCAGCGGGTGTCCGCGGACAAGCTGGTGGCGGCCGGCTTCCGGTTCCGGCACCGAACCCTCGAGGCCGCGTTGCGCCACGTGCTGCCCTGA